A DNA window from Oncorhynchus tshawytscha isolate Ot180627B linkage group LG13, Otsh_v2.0, whole genome shotgun sequence contains the following coding sequences:
- the LOC112265609 gene encoding somatolactin isoform X1 has product MNMMQVMQNVVWAVLLWPCLVSLGVPLECKDEQGSIILCASISKEKLLDRVIQHAELIYRVSEESCTLFEEMFVPFPMRSQRNQAGYTCATKAFPIPGSKSEIQQISDKWLLHSVLILVQSWIEPLVYLQTTLDRYDDAPDTLLKKTKWVSEKLLSLEQGVVVLIRKMLDDDMLTTSYYEQGVAPYALQPEVLESVLRDYTLLSCFKKDAHKMETFLKLLKCRQTDKYSCFLH; this is encoded by the exons ATGAACATGATGCAAG TCATGCAGAATGTTGTATGGGCAGTGCTCCTCTGGCCCTGTCTGGTGTCCTTGGGTGTCCCTCTGGAGTGTAAGGACGAGCAGGGCAGCATCATACTATGTGCCTCCATCTCCAAGGAGAAACTACTGGACCGGGTCATCCAACACGCCGAGCTCATCTACCGTGTCTCTGAGGAGTCCTGCACTCTGTTT GAGGAGATGTTTGTCCCTTTCCCTATGCGCTCCCAGAGGAACCAGGCAGGATACACATGCGCCACCAAGGCCTTCCCCATCCCGGGCTCCAAAAGCGAAATCCAGCAGATCTCG GACAAGTggctcctccactctgtcctaaTTCTGGTCCAGTCCTGGATTGAGCCATTGGTGTACCTGCAAACCACCTTGGATCGCTATGATGACGCCCCCGACACTCTACTCAAAAAGACCAAATGGGTGTCAGAAAAACTCCTTAGTTTGGAGCAAGGAGTGGTGGTCCTCATCAGGAAG ATGCTGGACGATGACATGCTGACCACCTCCTACTATGAGCAGGGTGTGGCTCCGTACGCCCTGCAGCCTGAGGTGCTGGAGTCAGTTCTGAGGGACTACACTCTGCTCAGCTGCTTCAAGAAGGACGCCCACAAGATGGAGACCTTCCTCAAGCTCCTCAAGTGTCGCCAGACTGACAAATACAGCTGTTTCCTTCATTAG
- the LOC112265609 gene encoding somatolactin isoform X2, with protein sequence MNMMQVLLWPCLVSLGVPLECKDEQGSIILCASISKEKLLDRVIQHAELIYRVSEESCTLFEEMFVPFPMRSQRNQAGYTCATKAFPIPGSKSEIQQISDKWLLHSVLILVQSWIEPLVYLQTTLDRYDDAPDTLLKKTKWVSEKLLSLEQGVVVLIRKMLDDDMLTTSYYEQGVAPYALQPEVLESVLRDYTLLSCFKKDAHKMETFLKLLKCRQTDKYSCFLH encoded by the exons ATGAACATGATGCAAG TGCTCCTCTGGCCCTGTCTGGTGTCCTTGGGTGTCCCTCTGGAGTGTAAGGACGAGCAGGGCAGCATCATACTATGTGCCTCCATCTCCAAGGAGAAACTACTGGACCGGGTCATCCAACACGCCGAGCTCATCTACCGTGTCTCTGAGGAGTCCTGCACTCTGTTT GAGGAGATGTTTGTCCCTTTCCCTATGCGCTCCCAGAGGAACCAGGCAGGATACACATGCGCCACCAAGGCCTTCCCCATCCCGGGCTCCAAAAGCGAAATCCAGCAGATCTCG GACAAGTggctcctccactctgtcctaaTTCTGGTCCAGTCCTGGATTGAGCCATTGGTGTACCTGCAAACCACCTTGGATCGCTATGATGACGCCCCCGACACTCTACTCAAAAAGACCAAATGGGTGTCAGAAAAACTCCTTAGTTTGGAGCAAGGAGTGGTGGTCCTCATCAGGAAG ATGCTGGACGATGACATGCTGACCACCTCCTACTATGAGCAGGGTGTGGCTCCGTACGCCCTGCAGCCTGAGGTGCTGGAGTCAGTTCTGAGGGACTACACTCTGCTCAGCTGCTTCAAGAAGGACGCCCACAAGATGGAGACCTTCCTCAAGCTCCTCAAGTGTCGCCAGACTGACAAATACAGCTGTTTCCTTCATTAG